The proteins below come from a single Desulfatiglans anilini DSM 4660 genomic window:
- a CDS encoding HAMP domain-containing protein, whose product MASVRPRPPRWSLKIAAVCVAMGCVYGIANFLSGKYYLPGCSFAELRPQVALPMFIGVLYGPLAGFATGASGDMLGYAFAGKGPLFALHWSFANGLMGLIPGLAGRFGARPVDSILSFVKLLLLLLLASALPFALSTGVEVGLGRVAFHNALFSLFLPIFITDTLWAFMLVPPLMQLFGLLIARVEIRTIQAVYYLLIVTVMATWLSSIFITMRERIAVEELYGLGAVTLVVLITGLAVCAVLSKKITAPMLGLTRVARRVADGDYTHVEELKSISSRQDELGTMAQVFTDMLQAVEKREKDLRNEVTTLKIQIDRGKQCADLEKITGSDYFKMLKAKAGNLRQKAGAAER is encoded by the coding sequence ATGGCTTCCGTCCGTCCGCGCCCGCCCCGCTGGAGTTTGAAGATCGCCGCTGTCTGCGTGGCGATGGGGTGCGTTTACGGGATCGCGAACTTCCTGTCCGGAAAATACTATCTGCCGGGCTGCAGTTTTGCGGAGCTGCGGCCGCAGGTCGCTCTGCCCATGTTCATCGGGGTCCTGTACGGCCCGCTCGCCGGCTTCGCCACGGGGGCGTCGGGCGACATGCTCGGCTACGCCTTCGCGGGCAAGGGCCCGCTCTTCGCCCTGCACTGGAGCTTCGCCAACGGCCTGATGGGGCTCATCCCCGGACTGGCCGGCCGGTTCGGCGCGAGGCCGGTCGATTCCATCCTGTCCTTCGTCAAGCTGCTGCTCCTCCTCCTGCTGGCTTCGGCCCTGCCCTTCGCCCTGTCCACGGGGGTCGAGGTCGGACTCGGGCGCGTCGCGTTCCATAACGCGCTCTTCAGCCTCTTCCTGCCGATCTTCATCACCGACACCCTCTGGGCCTTCATGCTGGTGCCGCCCCTGATGCAGCTCTTCGGCCTCCTGATCGCCCGCGTCGAGATACGCACGATCCAGGCCGTTTACTACCTCCTGATCGTCACGGTCATGGCGACCTGGCTGAGCAGCATCTTCATCACCATGCGCGAGCGGATCGCGGTCGAGGAGCTTTACGGCCTCGGGGCGGTCACGCTGGTCGTGCTGATCACGGGGCTGGCGGTCTGCGCCGTCCTGTCCAAGAAGATCACGGCCCCCATGCTGGGCCTGACCCGCGTCGCCCGGCGGGTCGCCGACGGGGACTACACCCATGTCGAGGAGCTGAAAAGCATCTCGAGCCGGCAGGACGAACTGGGGACCATGGCCCAGGTCTTCACGGACATGCTGCAGGCCGTCGAAAAGCGCGAGAAGGATCTGCGCAACGAGGTGACCACCCTGAAGATCCAGATCGATCGGGGCAAGCAGTGCGCCGATCTCGAGAAGATCACCGGATCGGACTACTTCAAGATGCTCAAGGCGAAGGCCGGGAACCTGCGGCAGAAGGCCGGAGCGGCGGAGCGATGA